In Terriglobia bacterium, a single window of DNA contains:
- the ppdK gene encoding pyruvate, phosphate dikinase yields the protein MSTTTMDVETANMATAKEGATKYVYFFGEGKADGNGKMKDVLGGKGAGLAEMTSAALPVPPGFTIQTEACREYMRGQVSPEMSRQTNEALARLEKIQGQKLGEGSNPLLVSVRSGAKFSMPGMMDTILNLGLNDKSVEALAKRSNNPRFAYDSYRRLIQMFGNVVLEIPKPAFDEVFDGVKKRKKAKLDTELDAAALKEVIAEYKKVVKKHTKLDFPQEPKEQLTMARDAVFRSWMNPRAKTYRRINNIDDNLGTAVNVQAMVFGNLGETSGTGVGFTRNPATGDKEFYGEFLMNAQGEDVVSGVRTPIHISELQKNMPNVYNQLRDITTRLETHYKDMQDFEFTIQDGKLYMLQTRNGKRTGRAAVRVGIQMVNEGLITKEEAFMRVEPNQLYDFLVPRLDEKGVNVEVLATGLPASPGAAVGQIVFTADEAVVKAGTGKKKNPVILVRGETTPEDIHGMEVAAGILTSRGGMTSHAAVVTRGMGKCGIVGAGEIQVHESKKEMHVDGQVFHEGDWISLDGTSGRVIKGRLNTVPASVDDPELQTLLSWSEPYRKLGVRANADIPRDAIQARAFGAEGIGLCRTEHMFFAEDRIPHMRAMILADNEKDRRAALKKLLPMQRADFAGLFRAMEGLPVTIRLLDPPLHEFLPKREELMVEIAVLEATKPKSPKLKALRKILARVEELHEFNPMLGFRGCRLGIALPEVTEMQARAIIEAAVQVEKEGVKTHAEIMIPLTSMVTEMENQAAICRRVAEEVFAEKERKVHYLVGTMIELPRACVVADKIAQEAEFFSFGTNDLTQTTYGFSRDDINKFLPKYVSEGILKQDPFQVIDREGVGDLVKMGIERGRKTRPKLEVGICGEHGGEPASVEFCYQVGMDYVSCSPYRVLTARLAAAQAAAGEKLGAEAGRTK from the coding sequence ATGAGCACTACCACGATGGACGTTGAGACTGCGAACATGGCCACGGCGAAGGAAGGCGCGACCAAATACGTTTACTTCTTCGGCGAAGGCAAGGCCGACGGCAATGGCAAGATGAAAGACGTGCTGGGCGGCAAAGGAGCCGGCCTGGCGGAGATGACCAGCGCCGCGCTGCCCGTCCCGCCGGGATTCACCATTCAGACCGAGGCCTGTCGCGAGTATATGCGCGGCCAGGTTTCGCCGGAGATGAGCCGGCAAACGAACGAGGCGTTGGCGCGGCTGGAAAAGATTCAGGGCCAGAAGCTGGGCGAAGGAAGCAATCCACTGCTGGTGAGTGTGCGCTCGGGCGCGAAGTTTTCCATGCCTGGCATGATGGACACCATCCTGAACCTGGGCTTGAACGACAAGTCGGTGGAGGCGCTGGCCAAGCGCAGCAACAACCCGCGTTTCGCCTACGACAGCTATCGCCGGCTGATCCAGATGTTCGGCAACGTGGTACTGGAAATCCCGAAACCCGCCTTTGACGAGGTGTTCGACGGCGTCAAGAAGCGCAAGAAAGCGAAGCTCGACACCGAACTCGACGCCGCGGCGCTCAAGGAAGTGATCGCCGAGTACAAGAAGGTGGTCAAGAAGCACACCAAGCTCGACTTCCCGCAGGAGCCCAAAGAGCAGTTGACCATGGCGCGTGACGCCGTGTTCCGCTCGTGGATGAACCCGCGCGCCAAGACCTACCGCCGCATTAACAACATCGACGACAACCTGGGCACCGCGGTCAACGTGCAGGCAATGGTATTCGGGAACTTGGGCGAAACCAGCGGCACCGGCGTCGGCTTCACCCGCAATCCCGCCACCGGCGACAAGGAGTTCTACGGCGAGTTCCTGATGAACGCGCAGGGTGAGGACGTGGTGTCCGGCGTGCGCACCCCGATCCACATCAGCGAGCTGCAGAAGAACATGCCCAACGTTTACAACCAGCTCCGCGACATCACCACGCGGCTGGAAACGCACTACAAGGATATGCAGGACTTCGAGTTCACCATCCAGGATGGCAAGCTCTACATGCTGCAGACGCGCAACGGCAAGCGTACCGGGCGCGCCGCCGTGCGGGTCGGGATCCAGATGGTCAACGAAGGGCTGATCACCAAGGAAGAGGCGTTCATGCGCGTCGAGCCGAACCAGTTGTACGACTTCCTGGTTCCGCGGCTGGACGAGAAGGGCGTGAACGTCGAAGTGCTGGCCACCGGCCTGCCGGCGTCGCCGGGCGCGGCCGTCGGGCAGATCGTGTTCACCGCCGATGAAGCGGTGGTGAAGGCGGGCACCGGCAAGAAGAAGAACCCGGTGATTCTGGTGCGCGGCGAGACCACACCCGAAGACATCCACGGCATGGAAGTGGCGGCGGGCATTCTGACCTCGCGCGGCGGCATGACCAGCCACGCGGCCGTGGTCACGCGCGGCATGGGCAAGTGCGGCATCGTGGGCGCGGGCGAAATCCAGGTTCACGAAAGCAAGAAGGAAATGCACGTCGACGGGCAGGTATTCCACGAAGGCGACTGGATCTCGCTGGACGGCACCAGCGGGCGCGTGATCAAGGGCCGTCTGAACACGGTACCGGCATCGGTGGACGATCCCGAGCTGCAGACGCTGCTGAGCTGGAGTGAGCCCTACCGCAAGCTGGGGGTGCGCGCCAATGCCGACATTCCGCGCGACGCCATCCAGGCGCGTGCGTTCGGAGCGGAAGGCATCGGTCTGTGCCGCACCGAGCACATGTTTTTTGCCGAAGACCGCATTCCGCACATGCGCGCCATGATTCTCGCCGACAACGAGAAGGACCGGCGCGCCGCGCTGAAGAAGCTGTTGCCGATGCAGCGCGCCGACTTCGCCGGACTGTTCCGCGCCATGGAAGGGTTGCCGGTGACCATTCGCCTGCTGGATCCGCCTCTGCACGAGTTCCTGCCCAAGCGCGAGGAGCTGATGGTGGAGATCGCAGTGCTGGAGGCGACCAAGCCGAAATCTCCGAAGTTGAAAGCGCTGCGCAAAATCCTGGCCCGTGTGGAAGAACTGCACGAGTTCAACCCCATGCTGGGCTTCCGCGGCTGCCGCTTGGGCATCGCGCTGCCCGAGGTGACGGAGATGCAGGCGCGCGCCATCATCGAGGCGGCGGTGCAGGTGGAGAAGGAAGGGGTCAAGACGCACGCCGAGATCATGATTCCGCTTACCAGCATGGTGACGGAGATGGAGAACCAGGCGGCAATCTGCCGCCGCGTCGCCGAGGAGGTGTTCGCGGAGAAGGAACGCAAGGTGCATTACCTGGTCGGGACGATGATCGAGCTGCCGCGCGCGTGCGTGGTGGCGGACAAGATTGCGCAGGAGGCCGAGTTCTTCAGCTTCGGCACCAACGATCTGACGCAGACCACCTACGGCTTCTCGCGCGACGACATCAACAAGTTCCTGCCCAAGTACGTCTCGGAAGGGATCCTGAAGCAGGATCCCTTCCAGGTGATTGACCGCGAGGGCGTGGGCGACTTGGTGAAGATGGGCATCGAGCGCGGGCGCAAGACACGGCCCAAGCTCGAAGTCGGCATTTGCGGCGAGCACGGCGGCGAACCCGCCTCGGTGGAGTTCTGCTACCAGGTGGGCATGGACTACGTTTCCTGTTCGCCCTACCGCGTGCTCACGGCGCGTCTGGCGGCGGCGCAGGCCGCGGCGGGCGAAAAGCTGGGAGCCGAGGCGGGAAGAACGAAATAG
- a CDS encoding glycine--tRNA ligase subunit alpha → MPQPKQNPLTFQELVLRLSNFFADYGCVLQQPHDLEVGAGTMAPETFLRVLGPQPYNVVYVQPSRRPADGRYGENPNRLYKHTQLQVILKPPPEDVQELYLRSLEAIGIDLHQHDIKFEEDNWESPTLGAWGIGWQVMLDGLEITQFTYFQQCGQIDLDPIAAELTYGLERIAAFLQDVDSIYDIVWARNPQTGKEVTYGDVRLADELQYSVYNFELADVDRAWKHLELFEDECKELLAEFAKLMGEQKQAGKKERVVDEEFPVHLRDQIRRFPVLPSLDLCLKCSHLFNILDARGAISVTERVGVIARIRQLAVGVAKAWVAQQAIAGPSPSAVGEPRLAEAQKA, encoded by the coding sequence ATGCCACAGCCGAAACAGAACCCGCTTACCTTTCAGGAATTAGTCCTGCGGTTGTCGAACTTCTTTGCCGACTACGGATGCGTGCTGCAGCAACCGCACGACCTGGAAGTCGGCGCCGGCACGATGGCGCCGGAAACCTTTCTGCGCGTGCTGGGGCCGCAGCCGTACAACGTTGTGTACGTGCAGCCATCGCGGCGTCCGGCCGATGGGCGTTATGGTGAGAACCCAAACCGGCTTTACAAACACACACAGTTACAGGTAATCCTTAAACCTCCACCTGAGGATGTGCAGGAGCTGTATTTGCGCTCCCTGGAGGCCATCGGCATCGACCTGCACCAGCACGACATCAAGTTCGAAGAGGACAACTGGGAGTCGCCGACGCTGGGCGCCTGGGGCATCGGCTGGCAGGTGATGCTGGACGGCCTGGAGATCACGCAGTTCACCTACTTCCAGCAGTGTGGGCAGATTGACCTCGACCCCATTGCGGCGGAGCTGACGTACGGGCTGGAGCGCATTGCCGCCTTTTTGCAGGACGTCGATTCCATCTATGACATCGTGTGGGCACGGAATCCGCAGACGGGCAAAGAGGTCACCTACGGCGATGTGCGGCTCGCCGACGAGCTGCAGTACTCCGTGTATAACTTCGAGCTGGCGGACGTGGACCGCGCGTGGAAGCACCTGGAGCTGTTCGAAGACGAGTGCAAGGAGCTGCTGGCAGAGTTCGCCAAGTTGATGGGGGAGCAGAAACAGGCAGGGAAGAAAGAACGCGTCGTGGATGAGGAATTTCCGGTGCACCTGCGGGATCAGATCCGGCGATTCCCGGTGCTGCCGTCCTTGGACCTGTGCCTGAAGTGCTCGCACCTGTTTAACATCTTGGACGCGCGGGGCGCGATCTCGGTGACGGAGCGCGTGGGAGTGATCGCGCGCATACGGCAGTTAGCGGTCGGGGTGGCGAAGGCGTGGGTGGCGCAACAAGCGATTGCGGGCCCTAGTCCGAGCGCCGTCGGCGAACCGCGACTGGCGGAGGCGCAGAAAGCCTAG
- a CDS encoding 3-isopropylmalate dehydratase produces MRLQGRILFLTEDPELIRRQLAGWDLPWDTEHPEKNPKLRDDISTDEITPAHICFFFDETLGEFPYTGLRCGPGGTSGAGQGNDTPIRRGDVKQGGFVAAVSGKRRGKGSSREQSPYAERCAGIQLVIAENIERIYKQNCQNLGVLTSTDFSLIDCIRRGEEIPLSAFAQGEDEITRQVIEYGGLFPFNLARMQGKVFFSPITTKPRPMTVSEKIFARHMVNADGGVGVEAVKPGDTGFTRVDLRFSHEYVTPMAAIFYEHFVGKGVPVNDRDTIKFFRDHLTFLDEVLSEEKRKMGLLDLATQLKFKQQDFAKDQGIQLHGELKDRKGSEGICHSVMLETYALPGQVDVGSDSHTPHVGAMGCIAFGIGTTDVFNSWITKDVRVKVPGSVRVVIRGKRKPNVTAKDFILALLAMDYVRSGKALAKVIEYAGEAVEELSVDERATLTNMAAEIGGFTGIVAPDEKVVAFLVERRGMDRAQAQMLIEGLNSEPDAQYSHVIKLNAEDIAPMVATPGDPGNGKFVRDLNTPVPIEIAYGGTCTAGKNEDMDMYARVLADALKQGKRVADSVKFYIQFGSQETRDYCVRQGYLEVFKQAGAIVIEPGCGACINAGPGVSTRPDQIVISAQNRNFPGRSGPGQMYLASPLTVAASAVAGYITEYEPAQEREAVTA; encoded by the coding sequence GTGCGGTTGCAGGGGCGCATCCTGTTTCTCACCGAAGACCCCGAGCTTATCCGGCGACAGCTTGCGGGCTGGGACCTGCCTTGGGACACCGAGCATCCGGAAAAGAATCCCAAGCTGCGCGACGACATTTCCACCGACGAGATCACGCCCGCCCACATCTGCTTTTTCTTCGACGAGACGCTCGGCGAGTTCCCCTACACCGGCCTGAGATGCGGCCCCGGCGGAACCAGCGGAGCCGGGCAAGGAAATGACACGCCCATCCGCCGCGGCGACGTGAAACAAGGCGGGTTCGTGGCTGCCGTGAGCGGCAAGCGCCGCGGCAAGGGATCCAGCCGCGAGCAGTCGCCTTACGCTGAGCGCTGCGCCGGAATTCAGCTCGTCATCGCGGAGAACATCGAGCGCATTTACAAGCAGAACTGCCAGAACCTGGGCGTGCTCACGTCCACCGATTTTTCGCTCATTGACTGCATCCGCCGCGGCGAGGAGATTCCACTGTCCGCGTTCGCCCAGGGCGAAGACGAGATCACGCGCCAGGTGATCGAGTACGGCGGCTTGTTCCCGTTCAACCTCGCCCGCATGCAGGGCAAGGTTTTCTTCTCGCCGATTACCACCAAGCCGCGGCCAATGACCGTGTCGGAAAAGATATTCGCCAGGCACATGGTCAACGCGGACGGAGGGGTCGGCGTCGAGGCGGTCAAGCCGGGCGATACCGGCTTCACCCGCGTGGACCTGCGCTTCTCGCACGAGTACGTCACGCCCATGGCGGCCATCTTCTACGAGCACTTCGTCGGCAAGGGCGTGCCGGTGAACGATCGGGACACCATCAAGTTCTTCCGCGACCATCTGACGTTCCTCGACGAAGTCTTATCGGAAGAGAAGCGCAAAATGGGCCTGCTCGACCTGGCGACGCAGCTCAAGTTCAAACAACAGGATTTCGCGAAAGACCAAGGCATACAACTGCATGGCGAATTGAAAGACCGCAAGGGCAGCGAAGGCATCTGCCACTCGGTGATGCTGGAGACTTACGCGCTGCCGGGGCAGGTGGACGTAGGCTCCGACTCGCACACGCCGCATGTCGGCGCGATGGGCTGCATCGCCTTCGGTATCGGCACCACCGACGTGTTCAATTCCTGGATCACCAAGGACGTGCGCGTCAAGGTGCCGGGATCGGTGAGGGTTGTCATCCGCGGCAAACGGAAGCCGAACGTCACCGCCAAGGATTTTATCCTCGCCCTTCTCGCCATGGATTACGTGCGCAGCGGCAAGGCGCTGGCGAAGGTGATCGAATACGCCGGCGAAGCGGTGGAGGAATTGAGCGTTGACGAGCGCGCCACGCTCACCAACATGGCGGCCGAGATTGGCGGTTTCACCGGAATTGTGGCGCCGGATGAAAAGGTGGTTGCATTCCTGGTCGAGCGCCGTGGCATGGATCGCGCCCAGGCGCAAATGCTCATCGAGGGTCTTAACAGCGAACCCGACGCCCAGTATTCCCACGTCATTAAGTTGAATGCCGAAGACATTGCTCCGATGGTGGCGACGCCGGGCGATCCGGGCAACGGCAAATTTGTCCGCGACTTGAACACGCCGGTGCCCATCGAGATCGCCTACGGCGGCACCTGCACCGCCGGCAAGAACGAAGACATGGACATGTACGCGCGCGTGCTGGCCGACGCGCTGAAGCAGGGCAAGCGAGTGGCTGATTCGGTGAAGTTCTACATCCAGTTCGGCTCGCAGGAGACGCGCGATTACTGCGTGCGCCAGGGCTACCTGGAGGTGTTCAAGCAGGCGGGCGCCATCGTCATCGAGCCCGGTTGCGGCGCCTGCATCAATGCCGGACCCGGAGTTTCGACGCGCCCCGACCAGATCGTGATCAGCGCGCAGAACCGCAATTTTCCTGGACGCAGCGGCCCGGGGCAGATGTACCTTGCCAGTCCGCTGACGGTGGCGGCCAGTGCCGTGGCCGGCTACATCACCGAGTACGAGCCGGCGCAGGAGCGAGAGGCGGTTACGGCCTGA
- a CDS encoding ferredoxin family protein encodes MAYVIAEPCIGTKDTACVDACPVDCIHPKKDEPAHASEEMLYIDPVECIDCGACVPVCPVSAIFALDDLPDKWKQFTERNAAYYGRTPA; translated from the coding sequence ATGGCTTACGTGATTGCGGAACCCTGCATCGGCACCAAGGACACGGCCTGCGTCGATGCCTGCCCGGTGGACTGCATCCATCCCAAGAAGGACGAACCGGCGCACGCCAGTGAAGAGATGCTGTACATCGATCCGGTGGAGTGCATTGATTGCGGCGCCTGCGTGCCGGTATGCCCGGTGTCGGCGATCTTCGCGCTCGATGACCTGCCGGACAAGTGGAAGCAATTTACCGAGCGCAATGCGGCCTACTACGGCCGCACCCCGGCGTAG
- a CDS encoding PilZ domain-containing protein, producing MKEFTPGFSETEVREEFLDHDCDDPRFRPEDNRSLPLPRTAELTSPPVNTSQVLQDLCGLQGAVLAAIEALASPTPSGDLAAIKAELDSVRSLLWLHLHASQETPVPDHHPQSPSATPQKRRWRRYGFDLPVTITTSTGKRLKARGTDLSEGGITVHAETPLTLGDELRVVFTPPFSNAEVKLPVVVRNQVGNRYGMEFLGSSGAELQEVALLRMLVKMLEARVNYCENDASKL from the coding sequence GTGAAGGAATTCACGCCGGGGTTCTCGGAAACGGAAGTTCGCGAAGAATTCCTCGATCATGACTGCGATGATCCGCGGTTTCGACCAGAAGACAATCGAAGCTTACCGCTACCCAGGACTGCCGAGCTGACCTCCCCGCCGGTAAACACGAGCCAGGTATTGCAAGACCTCTGCGGACTGCAGGGCGCGGTGCTGGCGGCTATCGAAGCCCTGGCCTCGCCGACACCCAGCGGAGATTTGGCGGCGATTAAGGCCGAGCTCGATAGCGTGCGATCATTGTTGTGGCTGCACCTGCATGCTTCGCAGGAAACGCCAGTGCCCGATCATCATCCCCAATCACCCTCGGCAACCCCGCAAAAGCGCCGCTGGCGGCGTTACGGTTTCGACCTGCCGGTCACCATCACAACGAGCACTGGAAAGAGGTTAAAGGCACGTGGCACCGATTTGAGCGAAGGGGGCATAACCGTTCATGCGGAGACCCCGCTTACATTAGGAGACGAGCTGAGGGTGGTGTTCACGCCGCCGTTCTCGAACGCCGAGGTGAAGTTGCCGGTTGTGGTAAGGAACCAAGTTGGCAATCGTTATGGAATGGAATTCTTAGGTAGCAGCGGTGCGGAACTCCAGGAGGTTGCGCTGCTACGCATGCTTGTCAAAATGCTAGAAGCGCGGGTCAACTACTGCGAAAATGACGCGAGTAAGTTATGA
- the recO gene encoding DNA repair protein RecO → MPLKDSEAVVLRSYPLREADLLVTFFTRAEGKVRGVARSAKKSKRRFGGALEPLTCVKLYYEDRERQELARIDSCEILDSPLTTAVDYARAVALGHVAELLDELLPDREANDALFRLTVSVLRSLRVGAIWMPLTYFELWLTRLAGFLPELGECVVCGHTLNGSRAFYHALVDGLMCAGDKRLASSEMTPESRALAAEMFRTPVDIMAQQVWPKSKAADLRKFLIQILERHLEKKLVTASMLDKLQ, encoded by the coding sequence ATGCCGCTCAAGGATTCCGAGGCGGTGGTGCTGCGCAGTTATCCGCTGCGCGAAGCCGACCTGCTGGTGACGTTCTTCACGCGCGCGGAAGGCAAAGTGCGCGGCGTGGCGCGTTCGGCGAAGAAATCGAAGCGGCGCTTCGGAGGCGCGCTGGAGCCGCTGACCTGCGTCAAGCTGTATTACGAGGACCGTGAGCGGCAGGAACTGGCGCGGATTGATTCCTGCGAGATCCTGGACTCGCCACTGACGACAGCAGTGGATTATGCGCGCGCCGTGGCGCTGGGACACGTCGCGGAGTTGCTGGACGAGTTGCTCCCTGATCGTGAGGCCAACGATGCGCTGTTCCGGCTGACAGTTTCGGTGCTGCGGTCGTTGCGCGTGGGTGCGATCTGGATGCCGCTGACCTATTTCGAGCTATGGCTGACGCGCCTGGCGGGATTTCTCCCGGAGCTCGGCGAGTGCGTGGTTTGCGGCCACACGTTGAACGGCAGCCGCGCTTTTTATCACGCGCTGGTGGACGGCCTGATGTGCGCGGGCGACAAGCGCCTGGCCTCTTCGGAGATGACGCCGGAATCGCGCGCGCTGGCCGCGGAAATGTTCCGCACGCCGGTCGATATCATGGCGCAGCAGGTGTGGCCGAAGTCGAAAGCGGCGGATTTGCGGAAGTTCTTGATCCAGATTTTGGAACGGCACCTCGAGAAGAAGTTGGTGACCGCGTCGATGTTGGACAAATTGCAATAA
- the glyS gene encoding glycine--tRNA ligase subunit beta, which yields MADFLLEIGLEEIPARMIDGAETELGARVAKLLVDQRLDPGDAQVPTFSTPRRLAVLARGILESQADTEEQVLGPSVKVAYKDGQPTPAAQAFARKVKVDVAHLKTVTTAKGEYLAATVARRGRTAQEILAASLPQEINALYWAKSMYWREGKPERFVRPVRWMVALLGNDVVPLEYAGIKAARRSQGHRLLGHDFEVKAPSSYAAELKEAGVLARREERLTLIRKELDDACRTIVGARWREDKELLGAVVNLTEYPSVILGNFEREFLSLPEEVLVTVMRDHQKYFAVEDADGKLAPHFLAVLNTSGDPTGIVRHGHERVLRARFSDAHFFWTVDQKHPLRERVDWLKNVTFQKDLGSYHDKTVRVQKLASQVSQTLEDAGVKLRAGIVHKAALLAKTDLTTELVKEFTELQGVVGGLYAKAQGIDPAIGDAIYDQYKPESMEDAVPRTVEGAVISIADKADSIAGMFALGLTPSGSKDPFALRRQANGIIKTIAEHKLPLDLPLLFRDALAGYAGSEAQKKFTVSVQSGEGRAHLLATLAAFYRERVEFYLREALGFAYDVVNAVLAAGANDVVDVVARAQAVATVRESEDFEAISAAFKRIKNILRQAKETGKNIARPYEIEALEPKDRTLVDAMRRIGSQIAPLKAEGEYLEALNSIATLRPIVDSYFDDVMVMVDDDRLRKNRLGLLQALCDEFSTIADFSEIVTEKK from the coding sequence ATGGCTGACTTCCTTCTTGAGATCGGGCTGGAAGAGATCCCGGCGCGCATGATCGATGGCGCTGAGACCGAGCTCGGGGCGCGCGTCGCGAAGCTGCTCGTCGATCAGCGCCTCGATCCTGGAGATGCGCAGGTACCCACCTTCTCGACTCCGCGGCGCCTCGCCGTTCTGGCACGCGGGATCCTCGAGTCGCAGGCGGACACGGAGGAGCAGGTGCTGGGGCCATCGGTGAAAGTGGCGTACAAGGACGGTCAGCCGACGCCGGCGGCGCAGGCGTTCGCTCGCAAGGTCAAGGTTGACGTTGCGCACCTGAAGACGGTGACAACGGCGAAAGGCGAGTACCTGGCGGCGACGGTGGCGCGCAGGGGCCGCACGGCGCAGGAAATTCTGGCGGCATCGTTGCCCCAGGAGATCAACGCGCTGTACTGGGCGAAGAGCATGTACTGGCGCGAAGGCAAGCCGGAGCGGTTTGTGCGTCCGGTGCGCTGGATGGTGGCGCTGCTCGGCAATGACGTGGTGCCGCTGGAGTACGCGGGAATCAAGGCGGCGCGCAGGTCGCAGGGACACCGTCTGCTAGGGCACGATTTCGAGGTGAAGGCGCCCTCGTCGTACGCGGCCGAGTTGAAGGAAGCGGGCGTATTGGCGCGGCGCGAGGAACGTCTGACGCTGATCCGCAAAGAGCTCGATGACGCCTGCCGAACGATAGTGGGCGCGCGCTGGCGAGAAGATAAGGAACTGCTCGGCGCCGTGGTCAATCTCACCGAGTATCCGTCCGTCATCCTGGGGAATTTCGAGCGCGAGTTCCTGTCGCTGCCGGAAGAAGTGCTGGTCACGGTGATGCGCGATCACCAGAAGTATTTCGCGGTCGAGGACGCCGACGGAAAACTGGCGCCGCATTTCCTGGCGGTGCTGAACACGTCCGGCGATCCGACGGGCATCGTCCGCCACGGGCACGAGCGCGTACTGCGGGCACGCTTCAGCGACGCGCACTTCTTCTGGACCGTGGATCAGAAGCATCCGCTGCGGGAGCGCGTGGACTGGCTAAAGAACGTCACATTCCAGAAAGACCTTGGCAGCTACCACGATAAGACCGTGCGGGTGCAGAAGCTGGCGAGCCAGGTTTCCCAGACGCTGGAGGACGCGGGCGTTAAGCTGCGCGCCGGCATCGTGCACAAGGCGGCGCTCCTGGCCAAGACCGACCTGACGACCGAACTGGTGAAGGAATTCACCGAGCTTCAGGGCGTGGTCGGCGGGCTGTACGCCAAGGCGCAAGGAATTGATCCGGCGATCGGCGACGCCATCTACGACCAGTACAAGCCGGAGTCCATGGAAGACGCGGTGCCGCGGACGGTCGAGGGCGCGGTGATCTCGATCGCGGACAAGGCGGATTCAATCGCGGGCATGTTTGCGCTCGGGCTGACCCCAAGTGGGTCGAAGGATCCGTTTGCGCTGCGGAGACAGGCGAACGGGATCATCAAGACGATCGCGGAACACAAGCTGCCGTTGGACTTGCCATTGCTGTTCCGCGACGCCCTGGCCGGCTACGCGGGTTCGGAGGCGCAGAAGAAATTCACGGTGTCGGTACAATCCGGCGAAGGCCGGGCCCACCTGCTGGCGACCCTTGCCGCCTTCTATCGGGAGCGGGTCGAGTTCTATCTGCGCGAAGCGCTGGGGTTTGCCTACGACGTGGTCAACGCGGTGCTTGCCGCCGGAGCGAATGATGTCGTGGACGTAGTGGCACGGGCGCAGGCGGTGGCGACGGTGCGCGAGTCGGAAGATTTCGAGGCGATTTCGGCGGCGTTCAAGCGGATCAAGAACATCCTGCGGCAAGCGAAGGAAACGGGAAAGAACATCGCGAGGCCGTATGAGATCGAAGCGTTGGAGCCCAAAGACCGAACTCTCGTTGATGCCATGCGACGCATCGGATCTCAAATAGCGCCTTTGAAAGCAGAAGGGGAATATTTGGAGGCGTTGAACTCAATAGCTACGCTGCGCCCGATCGTCGACTCTTATTTCGATGACGTGATGGTGATGGTCGACGACGATCGGCTGCGGAAAAATCGTTTAGGTCTTTTGCAGGCTCTTTGCGATGAGTTTTCCACGATCGCGGATTTTTCCGAGATCGTGACGGAGAAGAAATAA